A single Phragmites australis chromosome 4, lpPhrAust1.1, whole genome shotgun sequence DNA region contains:
- the LOC133916031 gene encoding cystathionine gamma-synthase 1, chloroplastic-like, producing the protein MATVSLSPQAVFSTESGGALTSATILRFPPNFVRQLSTKARRNCSNIGVAQIVAAAWSDCPAGRSNCGGGGRARGVASSHAAAESAAAAAAAGEVSAIPNAKLAQPSAVTLAERNLLGSDASLAVHAGERLGRRIATDAITTPVVNTSAYWFNNSQELIDFKEGRHSSFEYGRYGNPTTEALEKKISALEKAESTVFVASGMYGSVAVLSALVPAGGHIVTTTDCYHKIRIYMETELPKRGISMTIITPADMDALQNALDNNNVSLFFTETPTNPFLRCIDIELVSNMCHSKGALLCIDSTFASPINQKALTLGADLVIHSATKYIAGHNDVIGGCVSGRDELVSKVRVYHHVVGGVLNPNAAYLILRGMKTLHLRVQCQNNTALRMAQFLEEHPKIARVYYPGLPSHPEHHIAKSQMTGFGGVVSFEVAGDFDVTRKFIDSVRIPYHAPSFGGCESIIDQPAIMSYWDSKEQRDIYGIKDNLIRFSIGVEDFEDLKTDVVQALDKI; encoded by the exons ATGGCCACCGTCTCCCTCTCCCCGCAAGCGGTCTTCTCCACCGAGTCCGGCGGCGCCCTCACCTccgccaccatcctccgctTCCCGCCCAACTTCGTCCGCCAGCTCAGCACCAAGGCCCGCCGCAACTGCAGCAACATCGGCGTCGCGCAGATCGTCGCCGCTGCGTGGTCCGACTGCCCCGCCGGACGCTCcaactgcggcggcggcggccgcgcccGCGGCGTGGCCTCCTCCCACGCCGCGGCCGaatcggccgccgccgccgcggcggcgggggaggtaAGCGCAATCCCCAACGCTAAGCTTGCGCAACCATCCGCCGTCACATTGGCCGAGCGTAACCTGCTCGGCTCCGACGCCAGCCTCGCCGTCCACGCGG GCGAGAGGCTGGGAAGAAGGATCGCCACGGACGCGATCACCACGCCAGTAGTGAACACCTCAGCCTATTGGTTCAACAACTCGCAGGAGCTAATCGACTTCAAG GAGGGGAGGCATTCTAGCTTCGAGTACGGGAGGTATGGGAACCCGACCACAGAGGCACTGGAGAAGAAGATAAG CGCACTGGAGAAAGCTGAGTCCACTGTGTTTGTGGCGTCTGGGATGTATGGTAGTGTGGCTGTGCTCAGCGCACTTGTCCCAGCAGGTGGGCACATTGTGACCACCACCGATTGCTACCACAAGATTAGAATTTACATGGAAACTGAGCTCCCTAAGAGGGGAATATCG ATGACTATTATTACGCCTGCTGACATGGATGCTCTCCAAAATGCATTGGACAATAATAAT GTATCTCTTTTCTTCACCGAGACTCCTACTAATCCATTTCTCAGATGCATTGATATTGAGCTTGTCTCAAATATGTGCCATAGCAAGGGAGCATTACTTTGTATCGATAGCACTTTTGCTTCCCCTATCAATCAGAAGGCACTAACTTTAGGTGCTGACCTAGTTATTCATTCTGCAACAAAGTACATTGCTGGGCACAATGAT GTTATTGGAGGATGTGTCAGTGGGAGAGATGAGCTAGTTTCCAAAGTCCGTGTTTATCACCATGTAGTTGGTGGCGTTCTAAACCCA aATGCTGCCTACCTGATCCTTCGAGGCATGAAGACACTGCATCTCCGTGTGCAATGTCAGAATAACACCGCACTGCGGATGGCCCAGTTTTTAGAGGAACATCCAAAG ATTGCACGTGTCTACTATCCTGGTTTGCCAAGTCACCCTGAACATCACATTGCCAAGAGTCAAATGACTGGCTTTGGTGGTGTCGTCAGTTTTGAG GTTGCTGGAGACTTTGATGTTACAAGGAAGTTCATTGATTCTGTTAGGATACCATATCATGCCCCCTCATTTGGAGGCTGTGAGAGCATAATTGATCAGCCTGCCATCATGTCTTACTG GGATTCGAAGGAGCAGAGAGACATCTATGGGATCAAGGACAACCTTATCAGGTTCAGTATTGGTGTGGAGGATTTCGAGGATCTGAAGACCGATGTTGTTCAGGCCCTCGACAAGATCTAA